The uncultured Mailhella sp. genome segment CTCCACAATCAGGCATCACCAACAATAATGGAAAGCGTCCCGAGCAATGACATGTAAATACCACAGCCCTTCCAGTTCCAGCGGCGTTTCCCCCGATGCCATGGCCGCACAGAAGGTCGTCACGAAGTGCGGTCGCGAATTTCCCGGCCTCCCCGGAAACATTCCCCAGCGCCCGGGCAGCTCTCCAGTCGCCACCACGGCCGCCCCATGCCCCTGCTCGCATTGGCGCTGCCTGTGCGGAGTTCATGTTCACAGTATGGTGGGCCCCCGGACCTGCGTCCAGGTGTCGCCGCTCCACCGCAGATAAAAAAACGCCGCCTGCAAAAGGCGACGCTTGTCGTTCATGCCGCGCGTGGCAATCTGCACTGAACATCCGGCATGCGGTCCGCGCCTGTCCCGCGCATGAGGGCAAAGCGCCGTCCGGCTCCGTCAACCGCTCCGGCACGAATCCCTCACCTGCTTCTGCGGGAGCGCTCCGGCTTGTCCTTGTTCGGCGTCGGGTTCGCCGTCTTCGTCGCAGGCTTCGCCGTCTTCGCCTTCGGGCGTCCGGGCTTCTTTGCCCGAATCGGAGCCTTGCGCGGCGTCTCTTCCGCAGCGCCCGTCTTCGCCGCCTTCACCTTTCCGGCACTCTTCCCCGAGCCGGACGCCCTGCTCAATCCTTCGTCAGCAGCCGGCTCCGCTCCGCGCGAGGACTCCGCACGAAAGGCGTCCCGCGCTTCCTCAAGATCGCTCAACGACTGGCGAACACGCGCTGCACCTCGACGCCATTCCACATCCATGCCGCTGAAGCGCTTCTTCATCACATGCACCGCTTCGAGATTGCTGTCCACCAGCAGCGCATTGCGCCCCAGCTCAAACGCCGATTCCCCAAGCGTGCCGCTTCCGGCAAAAAAGTCGCACAGAATATCCCCCGGATTGGAATGCACCTTCACTATCCGATCTATGATCGCCCGCGGCTTCTGCGTGGCATAGCCGGTCTTCTCCCGGCCGTTCGGACTCACTATCGTGTGCCACCACACGTCCGTCGGCGTCTTGCCCAGAGCCGCCTTCCGCGGCCCCACCAGCGCAGGCGCCATGTAGGGAATCCTGTCCATCGCGTCGAAATTAAACGTGAACTTCTCAGGATTCTTTGCGTACCAGAGAATATTATCGTGCTTCGCCGGCCAGCGCTTCTTCGAGCGCGCGCCGTAATCGTACGCCCAGATGATCTCGTTGATGAACGAGGCGCGGCCAAAAATGCCGTCCAGCATCACCTTGCAGTAGTGAATCTCCCGGTAGTCCAGATGGAAAAACAGCGCGCCCTCCGGCGCAAGTATGCGGTACGCTTCTTCCATGCGCGGCTGCAAAAAGCCCAGAAAATCATCAAACCTGTCGTCGTATCCGCTGGTCTTGCCCCGGATCGTCCGATAAAGCTGCCCCTTGAATCCGACACGGTCGCCGTGATCGTCACGCACCGTCGCAAGCTGCGTGCGACGCTGCACCTTTCCCGTGTTGAACGGCGGATCAATATAAATCAGATCCACACAGGCGTCCGGCAGCGCGCGCAGCACTGCCAGATTGTCGGCATGAAAAACGGCAAGTCTGGGCATGGATATCCTTTGTCCTCACAGATGACAGACGTCCGCACTTTAATCGTTTCGCAGATTTATGGCAAGGCACATAGAAGACGTTCAATCTTCGCACAAAATTCCCCCGCATCCGTGCCACGCTCCGCGCCCCGCAGCTCTTTTTCCTCCCCGCGATGCGTTTCCCATCTTCCCCCCTTGACAACTCGCCCGTTTTTTTCCCTTATGAGAAATCACCATTTTTCAGGAGATTGTCATGATTCTGGCCCATGTGATCTGGCTTGCCTTCGCCTGGCTGCTCGGAGGATTCGTTCACGGCGTTACGTCCATCGGCGCGGCCATGGTCGCCATGCCCCTCATTACCTTCATCGCCAGCCCCAAAGAGGCCATTCTCATCGCCTGCATCTCCAGCGGCGTCGCCCCCCTCGCTCTTTCCATCATCTACCGCCGCTACATTCTCTGGAAAGAAATGATCTGGCTCTCTCTCGGCTGCATCGTGGGCATTCCCGCAGGCGTCGCCATGCTCTCCGTGCTCTCCGGCACCGTGCTCATGCTCACCATAGGCGTGCTGCTCATCTTTTTCGTCTCCTGGCAGTTCTTCTCCCACAAGGTGCGCGCCACTCTCCCCTATCATCCCGTCACGGCGCTCATCATCGGCACCGCGGGCGCGTTCCTTACCGCCAGCACAAGCCTCGGCGGCCCCATCCTCGCCGTGTATACCGCCTTCCGCGGCTGGGAACAGAAAAACGCCCTCGCCACCACCAGCATGTATTTCAACTTCGTCAATGCAAGCATCATCGTCATGCAGCGGAAAGCCGGTCTCTACTCCAGCGCCGTGTACGACGCCGTCAGCATCTCCCTCACCTTCGCCGTCATCGGCGTGCTCATCAGCATTCCCGTGGTGCGCCGCATGCCGCAGGAAACCTTCCGCAAGCTCCTGCTCCTCATGATCTTCATTTCCGGCGTCACCCTCCTCTCCCGGTCGGTGATGTAATTTTCCCCCAAAAACAAAAACCGCGGGCCCTTCTCCGCCCGCGGCTCAACCATTCCAATTGCCCGAGTTTTCTCCCGAGAGGGAATCCTCACCGTCCGCGACTTCTACTTCCCGTCACCAAGGGCGAGGAACTCTTCGGGAGCCTGCTTCTCAAGCTCGGTAAGCGCATCTTCCAGTTCGTTGCTCAGAGCGTTGGCCTTTCGGGGTTCCCAGTCCGCCAGCGCCGAGCGCATCTCGTCCAGCTTGTCCGTCACCTTCTTCGCCCCGGGCATCAGCGCCTTCCGGCTCTCCTCCGAAATATCCGCAAAACGCAGCGCATCGGGCAGATATTCCGCGAGCTCCGTCACCCCGCGCTTCATGCCCTGCGGCCCCCAGCGGTCGAGCTCAGACCAGACCAGCGCCGAAAGACGCGGCCAGGCCGCCACCACTTCATCTTCGTTGTACGTCCACGCGCCTACGCGAATCTGCAATATCTTTCCCATACCTTATACTCCTTTTGCCGCGCGCCCGGGGCGACCTTCCTTTTCTTTCTTCTTCCTTCTCCCGAGTACCCGCAACTGCCCGTTTGCCCAAGACACGCTGTACGGACTGCATCACTTGCACGACGACGGCTGCGTTTAACGCCGGAAGTAAATTCCGGCTACGCGCCTGCCGTCGGCCGGGCTCCTGAGGTCGCCCGGGGCCCCAGTACGTTGAAAGACGGCCTTTCCGGCTGCATTTGCGGCCCTGTCCCGGTGTTACCCGCCGAAAAATCTGAAAATCCCTTCCTTTAACACGACTGCCGGCGCATGCCGGACAGGAGTCGGTCACCGCAGGTGGGCGCAGACATTCGAGCGCCCTGCTTCCGCCACGTCCCGTTTGCCCAAGACACGCTGTACGGACTGCATCACTTGCACGACGACGGCTGCGTTTAACGCCGGAAGTAAATTCCGGCTACGCGCCTGCCGTCGGCCGGGCTCCTGACGTCGCCCGGGGCCCCAGTGCGTTGAAAGACGGCCTTTCCGGCTGCACTCCCCCCTTCGCCCTTTGCTTCGGGCATAATCTTCCCGTTCACCCTGTCCT includes the following:
- a CDS encoding sulfite exporter TauE/SafE family protein; the protein is MILAHVIWLAFAWLLGGFVHGVTSIGAAMVAMPLITFIASPKEAILIACISSGVAPLALSIIYRRYILWKEMIWLSLGCIVGIPAGVAMLSVLSGTVLMLTIGVLLIFFVSWQFFSHKVRATLPYHPVTALIIGTAGAFLTASTSLGGPILAVYTAFRGWEQKNALATTSMYFNFVNASIIVMQRKAGLYSSAVYDAVSISLTFAVIGVLISIPVVRRMPQETFRKLLLLMIFISGVTLLSRSVM
- a CDS encoding DNA methyltransferase, with protein sequence MLRALPDACVDLIYIDPPFNTGKVQRRTQLATVRDDHGDRVGFKGQLYRTIRGKTSGYDDRFDDFLGFLQPRMEEAYRILAPEGALFFHLDYREIHYCKVMLDGIFGRASFINEIIWAYDYGARSKKRWPAKHDNILWYAKNPEKFTFNFDAMDRIPYMAPALVGPRKAALGKTPTDVWWHTIVSPNGREKTGYATQKPRAIIDRIVKVHSNPGDILCDFFAGSGTLGESAFELGRNALLVDSNLEAVHVMKKRFSGMDVEWRRGAARVRQSLSDLEEARDAFRAESSRGAEPAADEGLSRASGSGKSAGKVKAAKTGAAEETPRKAPIRAKKPGRPKAKTAKPATKTANPTPNKDKPERSRRSR